The genomic region GTACAAGCTCGAGGTGTGGGACTCGCCGAACTCGGCGGGCATCATCATCGACGCCGTGCGCGCCGCGAAGATCGCCAAGGACCGCGGTATCGGCGGCCCGATCGAGGCGGCGTCGGCGTACCTGATGAAGAGCCCGCCGAAGCAGCTGCCCGACGACGTCGCCCGGGCGCAGCTCGAGCAGTTCATCGAGGGCTGATTCTTTACCGAGACTGCGGGCAGATCGCCGATTCCGCACGGAGCGCGATCTGCCCGCAGTTTCGCGTTTTGTAGGGTGCTGCCTGTGACCGACATCTCTGCCGATGACGAGCTGGCCGCGCTCGACGAGTTCATCTTCCTTCCGGAGAACGCGGCCCAGGCCGGGGTGGACACGGTGCCGCCCGCGCGGCGCATCGACTCCGGCCCGATCAGCGCGCTGAAGTTCGGCGACGCCGCCCCGCGGGTGGTGTTCCTGCACGGCGGCGGGCAGAACGCGCACACCTGGGACACCGTGATCGTCGGGCTGGGGGAACCGGCGCTGGCGATCGACCTGCCCGGCCACGGCCGCTCGGCGTGGCGCGAGGACCAGGACTACGGCCCCAAGCGCAACGCGGAGGCGATCGCGCCCGTCATCCGCGAGCACGCCCCCGACGCCGAGCTGGTGGTCGGCATGTCGCTGGGCGGGCTGACCGCGCTGCGGCTGGCCGTGGAGACCGATCTGGTGCGCCGGCTGGTGCTCGTCGACGTCACCCCGTCGGCGCCGGAGCGGCACACCCAGATGACCGACGAGCAGAAGGGCACCGTCGCGCTGGTGGCGGGCGACCGGATCTTCCCGTCGTTTGAGGCGATGCTGGAGAAGACGATCGCGGCGGCTCCGCACCGCGACCGGGAGTCGTTGCGGCGCGGCGTGTTCCACAACGCCAAGCGGCTCGAGGACGGCACCTGGACGTGGCGCTACGACGAGATGCGCAACGGTGCGGGTTTCGAGGGCCTGTGGGACGACGTGCCGCGGCTCACCGTGACCACGACGCTGGTGCGCGGCGCCAGGTCGTTCTTCGTCAACGACGACGATGCCGCCGAATTCGCCCGTCGCGCACCGGGTTTCAAAGACGTCCACATCGTCGAGGACGCCGGGCACTCGGTGCAGAGCGATCAGCCGCTCAAGCTGATCGAGATCCTGCGCGCGGTGCTGGCCGAGTAGCCGGTCAGACCAGCTGCGACTGCTGCGAGCCCGGCTCGGGCAGCAGCACCGCGAAGTACCCGAGATCGCGCAGGATGCCGACCTCGATGTCGCTGAGCGTGCGGATGCCCGGGCCCTTACCCGCCTTGGCGTTCATCAGCTGTGCGTTCGGCCCGGTGAATACGTTGTCGTCGAGGTGGTTCGTCGAACTGCCCTCTTCCCACGGGTCCGGGGTGTACAGCGGGACCGGGCCACCGTAGGCGTCCACCGCGTGGGTGCCGCCGAGGTACAGTCCGCCGTTGTGCCCGAGCAGGTTCGGGTCGTACTGCGTGTCCCACCTGCCGACGCTGTTGATCGTGCGCTTCCGCGTGGACGTCACGATCAGCGACGAGAACACCGGCCACGCGGTGTAGTTGTTGTCCCCCGGTTCACCCAGATAGGACAGAAAGCCCATCGCGTGCACCAGTTCGTGCATGGCCGTGGACTCGAGGTCGTACTGGTTCGCCCCGATGACGTCGCCTGCGCCCCAGTTGTAGGCGAAGTTCCAGACGATGGCGCCGTCGGCCGTGTCACCGTTGGCGTCCGTGCCGGTGAGGATCTCGTGCTGCACCGCCGTGCGCCGGAAGTGTCCGTCACCGACCAGGTCGCTGGTGGCGTACGCGAGGTACCCGGCGCCGGCGTCGTTGATGCCGCTGACCTCCAGGGTGAGCACCACGGGCTTCTGCACCCGCAGGTACCCGGTCAGCTGCCGGGCCGCCTCCTCCAGCGCCGCCCGGTACTCCGGCGTCCACAGTTCGGCACCCGTGGTGTACACGAACTGGTAGGTGATGGCGTTCTGGTTGATCAGTCCGGGAACGCCGACGCCCAACGGCCGCAACGGATCCAGCAGGTTGACATGGATGCCGAGATCCATCGCGAAGACCTCGAAGGTGTCGACACCGTCGAAGTTCTCGCCCGGTGTGTAGGTGTAGGTGCCGTCGGCGTTGAGCACCACCGAGCCCTCGCTCGGCCCGCGGGTGATCACGTAGTAGATCGGGTCGCCCTCCGGATCGATCACCCCGAGGGTCCCGGTGATCGGACCGTCCAGGATGCCGGTGACCTGGATCGGCGCCGCGGACGGGGCCAGGTTGAAGAACCCGCGCCGAACCGTCCACAGCGCGCCCTCCAGCAGGGCCTTGAAGTTGCCGTCGACGGGCAGCGCGTCGATCAGGTTCTGCAGCGTCAGGGTGATGTTGGTGATGAGCGTCGCGGTGAGGTCGTGGTACGGCTTGAGCAGCCACCCGGCGGTGACGACCGGCGCGATCTCGTGCGCCTGCTGGGGGGTGATCGTCAGGGTGCTCGCCGCCGAGTTCGTGACGGTGTCCTCTCCGCCGTCGACCAGCGCGGCAGCGTGGTACACCTCGCCGCGGGACTCCGGCGCGGGAGTCGGTTCGACGCCGGGGGCCGGCACGTCCGCGGAGGTCTCGGTGCCGGCGGTGTTCGAGCCGGCGGGACGCTGCTCGTCAGCGCCGGTCCCGAGGGCGGGCTCCTCTCCGCTCTCTTCACCGGGCTCCGCGCTGGGCTCCTCGTCCAGCTCTTCTTCGTTCGGCTCGGAGTCGGCCTCGATGTCGTCGAGCCCGGCGAGCGCATCGTCGAGGTCCTCATCGAGGTCTTCCTCAAGGTCCTCTCCGAGATTGTCGCCGAGCACGGCGTCATCGTCGTCGTCGGTGAGGGTGTCGTCGGTGAGGGTGCCGTCCGGGTCGTCGGCGGTGGTGTCGGTGACGGTGTCGCCGGTCGGCGCCGTCGCACCCGGGTCCGCCGACCCGGCATTCGAGGCTGGAGTGGACGACGACTCGGTGCCCGGATCGGCCACCGCCACGGCCTGCGGTCCCAGCAGCGGGAACGCCATCAACGCCGCACCCACGCCGGCCGAGGCCGCCCCCACCTGCAGCCAGCGTCGGACCGGGAGGGACTCGGAACGACGGGCGTGCCGAGCCCGGGCGTGTGCGGTACGTGCCCGTGAAAGCGCCATTAATTGACTCCTTCGCAAATTGTGGCGTTACGGTACCGCACCGGCGGTGTGTTTGCCGAGAGTTACGCCGAGTTTTTCGTTTCCTGGTCGCCGTCCGGTCTGAACACGCCGTCTTCGCAGCTCAGGCGCCATGCGTCGGTTCACCAGCCGAGGTGGCCGGATCGGCGGTCCATCTTGTCTCCGGGGACGACCGGGCGGCGCGGCAGCACACCGTCGGCCCGTCGGCGAAGTGTCCGCGGGAATATCGGGACGTGATCGGGGTTACACATACGACGTGAGCCAACCCATCCGAATCGGCGTGCAACTGCAGCCACAGCACTCCCCGCGATACAGCCATATCCGCGATGCGGTCCGCCGGTGTGAAGACCTCGGCGTCGACATCGCCTTCAACTGGGACCACTTCTTCCCGCTCTACGGCGACCCCGACGGCGCGCACTACGAGTGCTGGACCATGCTGGGCGCCTGGGCGGAGCAGACGTCGCGCATCGAGATCGGTGCCCTGGTCACCTGCAACTCGTACCGCAATCCCGAACTGCTCGCCGACATGGCGCGCACCGTCGACCACATCAGCGACGGCCGGCTCATCCTGGGCATCGGTTCGGGCTGGAAGCAGAAGGACTACGACGAGTACGGCTACGAGTTCGGCACCGCGGGCAGCCGGCTCGACGATCTCGCCGCCGCGCTGCCGCGGATCTCGTCGCGGCTGGCGAAACTGAATCCCGCTCCTCTACGCGACATCCCGATCCTCATCGGTGGCGGCGGCGAGAAGAAGACGCTGCGCCTGGTCGCCGAACACGCGACCATGTGGCACAGCTTCTCCGACAGCAGCACCTATCCGCGCAAGGCGGAGATCCTGGCTGCGCACTGCGCAGACGTCGGCCGCGATCCGGCAGCCATCGAACGTTCGGCCGGTGTGGCCGGTGACTCCGTCGAATCGCTCATCGCCGAGGCCGAGGCGCTCGCCGATCTCGGCGTGACGGTACTGACGGTCGGCGTGAACGGGCCCGACTACGACCTGTCGCAGGCGGAGGCGTTGTGCCGCTGGCGAGATCAGCGTCAGAGCTGATGGACCCGGAAACTGATGGCGCCGAAACCGATGGACCCGAAACTAATGGACACTGAAGCTGCGAATCCGCTCCGATGAGACAGTCACCGTGAGAGGCTGGCGCCGCCATGCCCAAGAAGTACGGGGTCAAAGAGAAAGACCTTGTCGTCGCCCACGTGGTCAATCTCATCCTGACCGGCAAACTCCGGTCCGGTGATCGGGTCGATCGCAACGAAATCGCGCGCGCCCTCGGGCTTTCCCGCGTTCCCATCCAGGAAGCCGTGGTGCAGTTGGAGCACGACGGCATCCTGTCGACCCGCTATCACCGCGGGGCGTTCGTCGAGCGCTTCGACGAGTCGGTGGTGCGCGAGCATCACGAACTGCACGGCCTGCTGACCGGGGTGGCGTCGGCGCGCGCCGCCGCCGACCCGGATCCCCGGGTGGTCGAACAGCTCGTCGCCCTGACCGACACACTGCGCACGACGCGCGAGTCCCGCACCTTCCACGAGGCCGCGCTGCAGTACCGCGATGTCATCACCGACGCCTACGCCGGACCGCGCCTGGCCGCGATGATCCGTGCGGCGCAGGCGTTCATCCCGCGCGCGTTCTGGGTCGCCTACCTGAGCAACCACGACGAGATGCTGCCGTTCTACGAAACCGAGACCGCCGCCATCCGGCGCGGCGATCCGGACACCGCGCGCGCCGTGTGCGCCGACCGCAGCGCCTTCATGGGCCGGCTCATGCTGACGGAACTGGTGCGTCGCGGGGTGCTGCAGCCGGCACCAGTTGCTTTCTGATTGATCACAACCCGGTGTGAACACCGCGCGAACGGATACGTTGCAGTAATGACCCGGCTTCGCAGAACCTCGCTGGTCGTCGTCCTCACGATGGTGGCGTTGTTGGCGGTTGGCATCTCGGTGACCGGTCCCGCGCAGGCCCAGAAGGACCAGTGCGCGCCGCCCGGCATCGAGAGCGCCAGCCCGCTGCCGACCAACCTCGCCTCGGCGGCCACCGGTCCCGATGTGGACCGCTACACCACCCCCGACGTCGAACCGCTCGACGCGATCGACGTCAACGCCCTCAATCTGATCACCCCCGGGGTGCTGACGGTCGGCACGCTGTCGGACGCCCCACCCAGCATCTGCATCAACTCGGCGGGCCAGTTCACCGGCTTCGACAACGAGCTGCTGCGCGCCGTCGCCGAGAAGCTGGGACTGCAGGTGAGGTTCGTCGGCACCGAGTTCTCCGGTCTGCTCGCCCAGGTGGCGTCCCGCCGCTTCGACGTGGGGTCGTCGTCGATCACCACCACCGAACCCCGGCGCCAGACAGTCGGTTTCACCAACGGCTACGACTTCGGCTACTTCTCGCTGGTGGTGCCCACCGGCTCGGAGATCACCGGGTTCGACAAGCTGGCCCCGGGTCAGCGGATCGGCGTCGTCCAGGGCACCGTGCAGGAGTCCTACGTCGTCGACACCCTCAAACTGCAGCCGGTCATCTTCCCCGACTACAACACCGTCTACAACAACCTCAAGTCCCGCCAGATCGACGCGTGGGTGGCGCCGTCGCAGCAGGCGTCGGGCACGGTGCAGCCGGGAGATCCGGTCGAGATCATCGAAAACACCTTCAGCTTGGACAATTTCGTCGCCTGGGCGGTGGCCAAGGAGAACCAGCCGCTGATCGACGCGCTGAACTCCGGACTGGACGCCGTCATCGCCGACGGCACCTGGGCTCAGCTGTACAGCGAGTGGGTGCCGCGGGCGCTGCCGCCGGGCTGGAAACCCGGTTCCAAGGCGGCGCCGATACCGCAGCTGCCGGACTTCGACGCGATCGCCGCCGACAAACAGGACACCGCGACCCCGGCCGGTGGTGCGGCACCGAAGTCGACGCTGACGCAGCTGCGCGAGGCGTTCCTGAACTGGGAGCTGTACAAGCAGGCGATCCCCGATCTGCTCAAGACCGGCCTGCCGAACACGCTGATCCTGACCGTGTGCGCGGCCGTCATCGGTCTGGTGCTGGGCATGCTGCTGGCGGTCGCCGGCATCTCGCGGCACTGGTGGCTGCGCTGGCCGGCCCGGGTGTACACCGACATCTTCCGCGGCCTGCCCGAGGTGGTGATCATCCTGCTGATCGGACTGGGCCTCGGCCCGGTGGTCGGCGGGCTGACCGGCAACAACCCCTACCCGCTGGGCATCGCGGCGCTCGGCTTGATGGCGGCGGCCTACGTCGGTGAGATCTTCCGCTCCGGCATTCAGAGCGTGGAGCCCGGCCAGCTGGAAGCCTCACGGGCGTTGGGCTTTTCGTACTCGTCGTCGATGCGGCTGGTGGTGGTGCCGCAGGGGGTGCGGCGGGTGCTGCCCGCGTTGATGAACCAGTTCATCTCGCTGCTGAAGGCCTCGTCGCTGGTGTACTTCCTCGGGCTGGTGGCC from Mycolicibacterium phlei harbors:
- a CDS encoding LLM class F420-dependent oxidoreductase, whose amino-acid sequence is MSQPIRIGVQLQPQHSPRYSHIRDAVRRCEDLGVDIAFNWDHFFPLYGDPDGAHYECWTMLGAWAEQTSRIEIGALVTCNSYRNPELLADMARTVDHISDGRLILGIGSGWKQKDYDEYGYEFGTAGSRLDDLAAALPRISSRLAKLNPAPLRDIPILIGGGGEKKTLRLVAEHATMWHSFSDSSTYPRKAEILAAHCADVGRDPAAIERSAGVAGDSVESLIAEAEALADLGVTVLTVGVNGPDYDLSQAEALCRWRDQRQS
- a CDS encoding ABC transporter substrate-binding protein/permease, which codes for MVALLAVGISVTGPAQAQKDQCAPPGIESASPLPTNLASAATGPDVDRYTTPDVEPLDAIDVNALNLITPGVLTVGTLSDAPPSICINSAGQFTGFDNELLRAVAEKLGLQVRFVGTEFSGLLAQVASRRFDVGSSSITTTEPRRQTVGFTNGYDFGYFSLVVPTGSEITGFDKLAPGQRIGVVQGTVQESYVVDTLKLQPVIFPDYNTVYNNLKSRQIDAWVAPSQQASGTVQPGDPVEIIENTFSLDNFVAWAVAKENQPLIDALNSGLDAVIADGTWAQLYSEWVPRALPPGWKPGSKAAPIPQLPDFDAIAADKQDTATPAGGAAPKSTLTQLREAFLNWELYKQAIPDLLKTGLPNTLILTVCAAVIGLVLGMLLAVAGISRHWWLRWPARVYTDIFRGLPEVVIILLIGLGLGPVVGGLTGNNPYPLGIAALGLMAAAYVGEIFRSGIQSVEPGQLEASRALGFSYSSSMRLVVVPQGVRRVLPALMNQFISLLKASSLVYFLGLVANQRELFQVGRDLNAQTGSLSPLVAAGLFYLILTVPLTHLVNFIDRRLRQGRKPSEEDPLALSTSQEMI
- a CDS encoding Ig-like domain-containing protein, whose amino-acid sequence is MGAASAGVGAALMAFPLLGPQAVAVADPGTESSSTPASNAGSADPGATAPTGDTVTDTTADDPDGTLTDDTLTDDDDDAVLGDNLGEDLEEDLDEDLDDALAGLDDIEADSEPNEEELDEEPSAEPGEESGEEPALGTGADEQRPAGSNTAGTETSADVPAPGVEPTPAPESRGEVYHAAALVDGGEDTVTNSAASTLTITPQQAHEIAPVVTAGWLLKPYHDLTATLITNITLTLQNLIDALPVDGNFKALLEGALWTVRRGFFNLAPSAAPIQVTGILDGPITGTLGVIDPEGDPIYYVITRGPSEGSVVLNADGTYTYTPGENFDGVDTFEVFAMDLGIHVNLLDPLRPLGVGVPGLINQNAITYQFVYTTGAELWTPEYRAALEEAARQLTGYLRVQKPVVLTLEVSGINDAGAGYLAYATSDLVGDGHFRRTAVQHEILTGTDANGDTADGAIVWNFAYNWGAGDVIGANQYDLESTAMHELVHAMGFLSYLGEPGDNNYTAWPVFSSLIVTSTRKRTINSVGRWDTQYDPNLLGHNGGLYLGGTHAVDAYGGPVPLYTPDPWEEGSSTNHLDDNVFTGPNAQLMNAKAGKGPGIRTLSDIEVGILRDLGYFAVLLPEPGSQQSQLV
- a CDS encoding GntR family transcriptional regulator, whose amino-acid sequence is MPKKYGVKEKDLVVAHVVNLILTGKLRSGDRVDRNEIARALGLSRVPIQEAVVQLEHDGILSTRYHRGAFVERFDESVVREHHELHGLLTGVASARAAADPDPRVVEQLVALTDTLRTTRESRTFHEAALQYRDVITDAYAGPRLAAMIRAAQAFIPRAFWVAYLSNHDEMLPFYETETAAIRRGDPDTARAVCADRSAFMGRLMLTELVRRGVLQPAPVAF
- a CDS encoding alpha/beta fold hydrolase, with the translated sequence MTDISADDELAALDEFIFLPENAAQAGVDTVPPARRIDSGPISALKFGDAAPRVVFLHGGGQNAHTWDTVIVGLGEPALAIDLPGHGRSAWREDQDYGPKRNAEAIAPVIREHAPDAELVVGMSLGGLTALRLAVETDLVRRLVLVDVTPSAPERHTQMTDEQKGTVALVAGDRIFPSFEAMLEKTIAAAPHRDRESLRRGVFHNAKRLEDGTWTWRYDEMRNGAGFEGLWDDVPRLTVTTTLVRGARSFFVNDDDAAEFARRAPGFKDVHIVEDAGHSVQSDQPLKLIEILRAVLAE